A single window of Drosophila suzukii chromosome 3, CBGP_Dsuzu_IsoJpt1.0, whole genome shotgun sequence DNA harbors:
- the LOC118878129 gene encoding uncharacterized protein, whose amino-acid sequence MAIDLLILALLLVSFLINLLALCAFWITPGLRTTANRFTINLLAINLIGCCILAPTLFLGLPGKSAELASPAGETLEFFSKPGNHQVILRRNGQLVEQDGVVLRKNISENGDLVETFFKCNATYCRELTIDERGDGGFVITETETHEENLSAFESAPTESPIPPPVQLRCWSIDMTAALGALAVLLVVGDTWCAVTDPLRYHSRISGVKTWIFIALTWVVGILFGALSAFRVLDFDADALFSRQRRLAVTYFNISSTNSIFGVIYASVYFIVIILLPFGFVCGMYWRIFSEARGNGLRMRQNGSSPLLQSALNLTAGQQAAQANQFSNSLCVHRHSISSASSHGGNSSLGMGLGGLQMQIDQRSQPRSSPSCLRRDSAAKVLLPTISDDGGSDVDAESGAGVQLMPVQEHSLSDRNQNIMLTLQTASGEIKRNYSARQLPLLGTSSQDLREAHRLQGIRQVHSSPNLHKYTELRQDSLSEECGSPHLLGHAQRQQQQQSQQLHLQHQQQQLQHHHQQHHPHFSSPRHQQQHGHALQIPAIHASPKALSYMSSLRHRLSNASSLFKYREESRAARISILVVVMFVVSYLPFGLLVLLQSRLSAANFGGSSQLAIFMILLANLSSPFIFAYRNKRVRRGVKRLFGLEPSGGLQRHCSSSVKTNGTNGPTAGASGAQLQRNSSKLSQYSSNSCRYLTPQTSLVSQVPVHTTLTLRPNSSCSTIINFGGGGARGSAESDEPPPELSPPAVTAPPPVARPMRPKLQRGITIVEHIAITPTTPQKFQHRGARLFDMFFRSSKKLQSGCQSQSLPTEV is encoded by the coding sequence ATGGCCATAGACCTCCTGATCCTGGCCCTGCTGCTCGTCTCATTCCTGATCAACCTGCTGGCGCTGTGTGCCTTTTGGATAACGCCGGGTTTGAGGACCACCGCCAATCGTTTCACCATCAATCTGCTGGCCATTAATCTCATTGGCTGCTGCATATTGGCCCCCACTTTGTTCCTGGGACTGCCGGGCAAATCTGCGGAGCTAGCTTCTCCCGCCGGAGAAACCCTCGAATTCTTCTCGAAGCCTGGGAACCACCAGGTGATCCTGCGTCGCAATGGCCAGCTAGTGGAGCAGGACGGCGTGGTGCTGCGCAAGAATATCAGCGAAAACGGCGATCTGGTGGAGACCTTCTTCAAGTGCAATGCTACCTACTGCAGAGAGTTGACCATCGACGAGCGTGGAGATGGGGGCTTTGTTATCACCGAGACGGAGACCCACGAGGAGAATCTCTCGGCCTTCGAGAGTGCCCCCACTGAGTCTCCCATCCCACCGCCAGTTCAACTGAGATGTTGGTCCATCGATATGACTGCGGCCCTGGGAGCTCTGGCCGTTCTTCTTGTGGTGGGGGATACCTGGTGTGCTGTCACAGATCCCCTGCGTTATCACAGTCGCATTTCGGGTGTAAAGACCTGGATCTTCATAGCCCTCACCTGGGTGGTGGGCATACTCTTCGGAGCCCTTTCTGCCTTTCGGGTTCTGGACTTTGATGCAGATGCCTTGTTCAGTAGACAGCGTAGACTGGCAGTCACTTACTTTAATATCAGCAGTACAAACAGTATTTTCGGAGTGATCTACGCCAGTGTCTACTTCATAGTGATCATACTCCTGCCCTTTGGCTTCGTGTGCGGCATGTACTGGAGGATCTTCAGTGAGGCTCGCGGAAATGGGCTGCGCATGCGCCAGAATGGTTCGTCGCCACTCCTCCAGAGCGCCCTGAATCTGACAGCTGGTCAGCAGGCGGCCCAGGCGAACCAGTTCTCCAATAGCCTGTGTGTCCACAGGCACTCCATATCCTCTGCTAGTTCGCACGGCGGAAATAGCAGTCTGGGCATGGGTTTGGGTGGTCTGCAGATGCAAATCGATCAAAGGTCACAGCCCAGGAGCTCGCCCAGTTGTCTACGAAGGGATTCGGCGGCCAAAGTCCTGCTGCCCACCATTTCCGATGATGGTGGCTCAGATGTGGATGCAGAGAGTGGAGCTGGTGTACAACTCATGCCTGTTCAGGAGCACTCCTTATCCGACAGGAATCAGAACATAATGCTGACCCTGCAAACAGCCAGTGGAGAGATCAAGAGGAACTATTCCGCCAGGCAGTTGCCACTGCTGGGCACTTCCTCGCAGGACCTCCGGGAGGCTCATCGTCTGCAGGGCATTCGCCAGGTGCACAGCTCGCCAAATCTCCACAAGTACACGGAGCTCAGGCAGGATTCCCTGAGCGAGGAGTGTGGTTCACCTCATCTTCTGGGCCACGcccagcggcagcagcagcagcaatcgCAGCAGTTGCACctgcaacaccagcagcagcagctgcaacaccaccaccagcaacaTCACCCGCACTTCAGTTCGCCGcgccaccagcagcagcacgGCCACGCCCTCCAGATACCCGCCATCCACGCCTCCCCCAAGGCCCTGAGTTACATGAGCTCCTTGAGACATCGTCTGAGCAATGCCAGTTCGCTTTTCAAGTACCGCGAGGAGTCGAGAGCTGCCCGGATCAGCATCCTGGTGGTGGTGATGTTCGTGGTCTCGTACCTCCCCTTTGGACTCCTGGTGCTCCTGCAATCGCGGCTGTCGGCTGCCAACTTTGGGGGATCCTCGCAGCTGGCCATCTTCATGATCCTGCTGGCCAACCTGAGTTCGCCCTTCATCTTCGCCTACAGAAACAAGAGGGTGCGACGTGGGGTCAAGCGTCTGTTTGGTCTGGAACCTTCAGGAGGCCTGCAGCGTCACTGCAGCAGCAGTGTGAAGACCAATGGCACCAATGGGCCAACTGCAGGTGCTTCAGGAGCACAGTTGCAGCGCAACAGCAGCAAGTTGTCGCAgtacagcagcaacagctgtCGCTACTTGACCCCGCAGACCTCGCTGGTCAGTCAGGTGCCAGTGCACACGACCTTGACCCTGAGGCCCAACAGCAGTTGCAGCACCATCATCAACTTTGGTGGAGGAGGAGCTAGGGGCTCAGCCGAATCCGACGAGCCACCGCCGGAATTATCACCCCCTGCGGTGACTGCACCACCGCCCGTTGCCCGCCCAATGCGCCCCAAATTGCAGAGGGGCATCACCATCGTGGAGCACATAGCTATAACACCCACCACCCCACAAAAGTTCCAGCATCGCGGGGCCAGACTCTTCGACATGTTCTTCCGCAGCTCCAAGAAACTGCAGTCGGGCTGCCAGAGCCAGAGTTTGCCCACAGAGGTCTAA